From one Mycobacteriales bacterium genomic stretch:
- a CDS encoding methionine synthase, with protein MTPPWGPGAATGIGSLPGTDPLEAARVVLGELAVPHLPELPARGPHADLAGRGLALLVDLHADLQPSGWRFVPRPGRDARLARDLLARDLDALEEAADGAHPAVLKTQATGPWTLSTLVELHRGDRALADHGAMADLAESLAEGLRRHLADLRARFPQTALVLQLDEPSLPAVLAARIPTASGFATLRAPDRQTARDRLRTVIGVHDGTVAVHCCAPSPPVELLLEAGATALSLDAAVLTPRDDDLLGEAVDRGVPVLLGLVPGTDADLSDLDARLAPVKRLWHRLGLDPALLPQSVVVTPACGLAGASPSYSRSALAACTEMGRRLTEAPE; from the coding sequence GTGACGCCCCCATGGGGCCCCGGCGCCGCCACGGGCATCGGGAGCCTGCCCGGCACCGACCCGCTCGAGGCCGCCCGCGTGGTGCTCGGCGAGCTCGCGGTCCCGCACCTGCCGGAGCTGCCCGCCCGCGGCCCCCACGCCGACCTCGCCGGTCGCGGTCTCGCCCTGCTCGTCGATCTCCACGCCGACCTGCAGCCCAGTGGCTGGCGCTTCGTGCCGCGACCGGGCCGTGACGCGAGGCTCGCCCGCGACCTGCTCGCCCGCGACCTCGACGCGCTGGAGGAGGCCGCCGACGGCGCCCACCCGGCGGTCCTGAAGACCCAGGCCACCGGGCCGTGGACCCTCTCGACGCTGGTCGAGCTGCACCGCGGCGACCGCGCGCTCGCCGACCACGGCGCGATGGCCGACCTGGCCGAGAGCCTCGCGGAGGGGCTGCGCCGCCACCTCGCCGACCTGCGCGCCCGCTTCCCGCAGACCGCGCTCGTCCTGCAGCTCGACGAGCCGTCGCTGCCCGCCGTCCTCGCCGCCCGGATCCCCACCGCCTCGGGCTTCGCGACCCTGCGGGCGCCGGACCGCCAGACCGCGCGCGACCGGCTGCGCACCGTCATCGGCGTCCACGACGGCACTGTCGCCGTGCACTGCTGCGCCCCGTCACCGCCGGTCGAGCTGCTGCTCGAGGCGGGCGCGACGGCACTGTCGCTCGACGCCGCGGTCCTCACCCCGCGCGACGACGACCTGCTCGGCGAGGCTGTCGACCGAGGGGTCCCCGTGCTGCTCGGCCTGGTGCCCGGGACCGACGCCGACCTGTCCGACCTCGATGCGAGACTCGCACCCGTGAAGCGCCTGTGGCACCGGCTCGGACTCGACCCCGCGCTGCTCCCGCAGAGCGTCGTCGTCACCCCGGCGTGCGGGCTCGCGGGCGCCTCGCCGTCGTACTCCCGCTCCGCCCTCGCGGCCTGCACCGAGATGGGTCGCCGGCTCACCGAGGCCCCGGAATGA
- a CDS encoding alpha/beta fold hydrolase, whose protein sequence is MTTRPTWRTVDVDGAAMRVMEAGSGDPLLFLHGWGLTPRAYADGVTRLVGAGVRVIAPALPGFGGSDGPALRRLDLPAYGHRIGRLLDVLEVEHPVFVAGHSFGGGVAIQLAVERPERVRSLTLVNSVGGAPGRGSGLDDSSWVGWAAGTLGELSPRTLLHAVPAMARDFVPNLLRKPLTLALTARLALTASLAEQAKALVASGMPVLFIWGDDDRIIAPGALAHVVGDLPAEVVRGRHGWLLTEPEEFATLMRNALVVHAMLERKQRGQSLVLPPGTSLADLIPVERRRASRVPPVTPRRRAGGATGRAGSSGRTSRP, encoded by the coding sequence GTGACCACCCGGCCGACCTGGCGCACGGTCGACGTCGACGGCGCCGCGATGCGGGTGATGGAAGCCGGGTCAGGAGACCCCCTGCTCTTCCTGCACGGCTGGGGTCTCACCCCTCGGGCGTACGCCGACGGCGTCACCCGGCTCGTCGGCGCGGGCGTCCGGGTCATCGCCCCGGCCCTCCCCGGCTTCGGCGGCTCCGACGGCCCAGCGCTGCGGCGGCTCGACCTGCCGGCCTACGGACACCGGATCGGGCGGCTGCTCGACGTCCTCGAGGTCGAGCACCCGGTGTTCGTCGCCGGCCACTCCTTCGGCGGCGGCGTCGCCATCCAGCTCGCGGTCGAGCGGCCCGAGCGGGTGCGGTCCCTGACGCTGGTCAACTCCGTCGGCGGAGCCCCGGGACGAGGCAGCGGGCTCGACGACTCCTCCTGGGTCGGGTGGGCCGCCGGCACCCTGGGCGAGCTGTCCCCGCGCACCCTGCTGCACGCCGTGCCCGCGATGGCCCGCGACTTCGTGCCCAACCTCCTGCGCAAGCCGCTGACACTGGCCCTCACCGCGCGCCTCGCCCTCACCGCGTCCCTGGCCGAGCAGGCGAAGGCGCTGGTCGCGTCAGGCATGCCGGTGCTCTTCATCTGGGGCGACGACGACCGCATCATCGCCCCGGGAGCATTGGCCCACGTCGTCGGCGACCTGCCGGCCGAGGTCGTGCGGGGCCGGCACGGCTGGCTGCTCACCGAGCCCGAGGAGTTCGCGACGCTGATGCGCAACGCGCTGGTGGTCCACGCGATGCTCGAGCGCAAGCAGCGCGGTCAGTCCCTCGTCCTGCCCCCGGGCACCTCTCTGGCCGACCTCATCCCGGTCGAGCGCCGTCGCGCCTCGCGCGTCCCCCCGGTCACGCCCCGACGTCGTGCAGGTGGTGCAACGGGTCGTGCAGGAAGTAGCGGGCGAACGAGTCGACCGTGA
- the mnmA gene encoding tRNA 2-thiouridine(34) synthase MnmA yields the protein MRLLAALSGGVDSAVAAALAVDAGHDVTAVHLALSEAPGELRTGSRGCCSKEDARDAARVADALGIPFYVWDLAARFREDVVDDFVAEYAAGRTPNPCLRCNERIKFAAVLDRALALGFDAVVTGHHARLDDGVLRRSVDDAKDQSYVLAVLTPAQLASTVLPLGGMTKDEVRRIARERGLGVADKADSHDICFIADGDTAGFLRERLGSQPGPLVDALTGAVVGSHDGAYGFTVGQRRGLAITVPAPDGRPRYVLGIEPVSRTVTVGPKEALRTSVLHADAPRWTGPPHDLPLRCDAQVRAHGEVHAGVVTGDADQWVVTLDEPASGIAPGQAVVLYAPHPDGDVVLGSATLAGPR from the coding sequence GTGAGGCTGCTCGCCGCCCTGTCGGGTGGTGTCGACAGCGCCGTCGCCGCGGCGCTCGCGGTCGACGCGGGCCACGACGTCACCGCCGTCCACCTCGCGCTGTCGGAGGCGCCTGGTGAGCTGCGCACCGGCAGCCGCGGCTGCTGCTCCAAGGAGGACGCCCGCGACGCCGCCCGCGTCGCCGACGCGCTCGGGATCCCCTTCTACGTCTGGGACCTCGCCGCCCGCTTCCGCGAGGACGTCGTCGACGACTTCGTCGCGGAGTACGCCGCCGGCCGCACTCCCAACCCTTGCCTGCGCTGCAACGAGCGCATCAAGTTCGCCGCCGTCCTCGACCGCGCCCTCGCGCTCGGCTTCGACGCCGTCGTCACGGGCCACCACGCGCGCCTCGACGACGGCGTCCTGCGCCGCTCCGTCGACGACGCCAAGGACCAGTCCTACGTGCTCGCCGTGCTCACCCCGGCGCAGCTCGCGTCGACCGTCCTTCCGCTCGGTGGCATGACCAAGGACGAGGTACGCCGGATCGCGCGCGAGCGAGGGCTGGGCGTGGCCGACAAGGCCGACTCCCACGACATCTGCTTCATCGCCGACGGCGACACCGCGGGCTTCCTGCGCGAGCGGCTCGGCAGCCAGCCGGGCCCGCTGGTCGACGCCCTGACCGGTGCGGTCGTCGGCAGCCACGACGGGGCCTACGGCTTCACGGTGGGCCAGCGCCGCGGCCTCGCGATCACGGTGCCGGCCCCGGACGGCAGGCCGCGCTACGTGCTGGGCATCGAGCCGGTCAGTCGCACGGTCACGGTCGGGCCGAAGGAGGCGCTGCGGACGTCCGTGCTCCACGCCGACGCACCGCGCTGGACAGGGCCGCCGCACGACCTGCCGCTGCGCTGCGACGCGCAGGTCCGCGCCCACGGCGAGGTCCACGCCGGGGTCGTCACCGGCGACGCCGACCAGTGGGTGGTGACCCTCGACGAGCCGGCTTCGGGCATCGCCCCCGGCCAGGCCGTCGTGCTCTACGCGCCGCACCCCGACGGTGACGTCGTGCTCGGGTCCGCAACGCTCGCCGGACCCCGCTAG
- a CDS encoding electron transfer flavoprotein subunit beta/FixA family protein: MNVVVLVKQVPDTWAERKLDASSKTLDRASVDVVMNEIDEYAVEEALRIKEAQGGEVTILTMGPERAVETIRKALSMGADKAVHLSDDALAGSDALQTSAAIAKVLETLEWDLVIAGSEATDSRMAIMGALLAERTGKPQLTGARKVTAEGGSVRIERQTENGYAVVEASTPAIVSVVEKINEPRYPSFKGIMAAKSKPLTTLTVADAGIDAGTVGLATAPSQVVEFSNKPPRQAGQVVKDEGDGGLKVAEFLASQKFV; this comes from the coding sequence GTGAACGTCGTCGTACTGGTGAAGCAGGTGCCTGACACCTGGGCCGAGCGCAAGCTCGACGCGAGCAGCAAGACCCTCGACCGCGCGTCGGTCGACGTCGTCATGAACGAGATCGACGAGTACGCCGTCGAGGAGGCCTTGCGCATCAAGGAGGCCCAGGGCGGCGAGGTCACGATCCTCACCATGGGTCCGGAGCGCGCGGTCGAGACGATCCGCAAGGCGCTGTCGATGGGTGCCGACAAGGCCGTGCACCTGTCCGACGACGCCCTCGCCGGCTCGGACGCCCTGCAGACCTCCGCCGCGATCGCGAAGGTCCTCGAGACCCTCGAGTGGGACCTCGTCATCGCCGGCTCCGAGGCCACCGACTCCCGGATGGCCATCATGGGCGCGCTGCTCGCCGAGCGCACCGGCAAGCCGCAGCTCACCGGTGCCCGCAAGGTCACCGCCGAGGGCGGCAGCGTGAGGATCGAGCGCCAGACGGAGAACGGCTACGCCGTCGTCGAGGCCTCGACCCCCGCGATCGTCTCCGTCGTCGAGAAGATCAACGAGCCGCGCTACCCCTCCTTCAAGGGGATCATGGCCGCCAAGAGCAAGCCCCTCACCACGCTGACGGTGGCCGACGCCGGCATCGACGCGGGCACGGTCGGCCTCGCCACCGCGCCGTCGCAGGTCGTGGAGTTCTCCAACAAGCCGCCGCGCCAGGCCGGTCAGGTCGTCAAGGACGAGGGTGACGGTGGCCTGAAGGTCGCCGAGTTCCTCGCGTCGCAGAAGTTCGTCTGA
- a CDS encoding oxidoreductase, giving the protein MPSWSLSDVPDLTGRTALVTGANSGLGFWTTVELARKGARVLMGCRDAGRAEAALQRARAEVTGAQVELVTLDLQSLSSIEAAAKEVAARTPSLDLLVDNAGIMATPRTLTEDGFEAQLGTNHLGHFALTGRLLPTLLEARAPRVVVVSSGAHKPGKVAFDDLMGERSYGPWKAYSQSKLANLLFVLELDRRARAAGSPLVVTAAHPGYAATHLQDTDGLRGLAMKLGNRLLAQSDAAGALPSVYAATAPDVSGGDYYGPDGPFEMRGTPTKVGRTKAAQDTDVARRLWVVSEELTGVTYDALPG; this is encoded by the coding sequence ATGCCCTCCTGGTCGCTGTCCGACGTCCCCGACCTCACCGGGCGCACCGCGCTCGTCACCGGCGCCAACTCCGGCCTCGGCTTCTGGACGACCGTCGAGCTGGCCCGCAAGGGCGCGCGGGTCCTCATGGGCTGCCGCGACGCGGGCCGCGCCGAGGCCGCGCTGCAGCGGGCGCGGGCGGAGGTCACCGGCGCCCAGGTCGAGCTCGTCACCCTCGACCTGCAGTCGCTGTCGTCCATCGAGGCGGCGGCGAAGGAGGTCGCTGCGCGCACCCCGTCACTGGACCTGCTCGTCGACAACGCCGGCATCATGGCGACCCCGCGCACCCTCACCGAGGACGGCTTCGAGGCCCAGCTCGGCACCAACCACCTCGGCCACTTCGCACTGACCGGCCGGCTGCTCCCGACCCTGCTCGAGGCACGCGCACCGCGGGTCGTCGTGGTCTCCAGCGGCGCCCACAAGCCGGGGAAGGTCGCCTTCGACGACCTCATGGGCGAGCGGTCCTACGGCCCGTGGAAGGCCTACTCGCAGAGCAAGCTCGCCAACCTGCTCTTCGTCCTCGAGCTCGACCGCCGGGCCCGCGCCGCCGGCTCGCCGCTGGTCGTCACGGCTGCGCACCCGGGCTACGCCGCGACGCACCTGCAGGACACCGACGGCCTGCGCGGGCTGGCCATGAAGCTCGGCAACCGGCTGCTCGCGCAGTCCGACGCCGCAGGGGCGCTGCCCTCGGTCTACGCCGCCACCGCACCCGACGTCTCGGGCGGTGACTACTACGGGCCCGACGGGCCGTTCGAGATGCGGGGCACGCCGACGAAGGTCGGTCGGACGAAGGCGGCCCAGGACACCGACGTCGCCCGCCGGCTGTGGGTGGTCTCCGAGGAGCTCACCGGCGTCACCTACGACGCGCTCCCCGGCTGA
- the glgX gene encoding glycogen debranching protein GlgX encodes MDPRAWPGRPTPLGATWDGEGTNVAVFSHGAEAVDVCLFDDDGRETRIPLEETTFHVWHGYLPHVGPGQRYGFRVDGPFDPGSGLRYNPSKLLLDPYARAIEGDFRSVPETRGSMPDRDGTQDHRDSAPYVPRSVVVHDAFPWGDDVRPQTPWPDTVVYELHVKGFTASHPGVPEHLRGTYAGLAHPAAVEHLVSLGVTAVELMPVHHFVSEPHLQARGLSNYWGYNSIGYFAPHAAFSAGGSRGEQVREFKAMVRALHAAGIEVLLDVVYNHTAEGDQGGPTLAFRGLDNPTYYRLEADRSHYRDYTGCGNTLDVRSPHVLQLIMDSLRYWVTEMHVDGFRFDLASALARSFHDVDKLSAFFDVIQQDPVISQVKLVAEPWDVGEGGYQVGEFPPLWTEWNGKYRDTVRDVWRGSKVGVRDLAYRLSGSSDLYADDGRRPYASINFVTAHDGFTLRDLTSYDHKHNEANGEDGRDGESHNLSWNCGVEGETDDPAVNTLRRRQARNLLTTLLLSTGVPMLTMGDEVRRTQAGNNNAYCQDSPVSWMPWEHDADAQAMRRWTAALVDLRRRHPVFRQNHFFLGRPVGDDGVKDVAWFTSAGTELTDHEWFDPSQQLLGMYLDGRSIRERDARGQRIVDDSFLVVLNAASHGTRFLLPAEPWATSYETLLDTASEEPLGGRAHRAGARIHVTARSVAVLRVART; translated from the coding sequence ATGGATCCGCGCGCGTGGCCCGGGAGACCGACCCCGCTGGGTGCGACCTGGGACGGCGAGGGCACCAACGTCGCGGTCTTCAGCCACGGCGCCGAGGCGGTCGACGTGTGCCTGTTCGACGACGACGGCCGCGAGACGCGCATCCCGCTCGAGGAGACGACCTTCCACGTCTGGCACGGCTACCTGCCCCACGTCGGGCCGGGGCAGCGCTACGGCTTCCGCGTCGACGGTCCCTTCGACCCGGGCAGCGGGCTTCGCTACAACCCGAGCAAGCTGCTGCTCGACCCCTACGCGCGCGCCATCGAGGGCGACTTCCGGTCGGTGCCGGAGACCCGCGGGTCGATGCCAGACCGCGACGGCACGCAGGACCACCGCGACAGCGCGCCCTACGTCCCGCGCTCGGTGGTCGTGCACGACGCCTTCCCGTGGGGCGACGACGTCCGCCCGCAGACCCCCTGGCCCGACACCGTCGTCTACGAGCTCCACGTCAAGGGCTTCACCGCCTCCCACCCCGGCGTGCCCGAGCACCTGCGCGGCACCTACGCCGGTCTCGCCCACCCCGCCGCTGTCGAGCACCTCGTCTCGCTCGGGGTGACGGCGGTCGAGCTGATGCCGGTGCACCACTTCGTCTCCGAGCCGCACCTGCAGGCCCGTGGGCTCAGCAACTACTGGGGCTACAACTCGATCGGCTACTTCGCGCCGCACGCGGCCTTCTCCGCCGGCGGCAGCCGCGGCGAGCAGGTCCGCGAGTTCAAGGCGATGGTGCGCGCGCTGCACGCGGCCGGCATCGAGGTCCTGCTCGACGTCGTCTACAACCACACCGCCGAGGGCGACCAGGGCGGGCCCACGCTCGCCTTCCGCGGCCTCGACAACCCGACCTACTACCGCCTCGAGGCGGACCGCTCGCACTACCGGGACTACACCGGCTGCGGCAACACCCTCGACGTCCGCTCACCCCACGTCCTGCAGCTCATCATGGACTCGCTGCGCTACTGGGTCACCGAGATGCACGTCGACGGCTTCCGCTTCGACCTCGCCTCCGCACTGGCCCGCTCCTTCCACGACGTCGACAAGCTCTCGGCCTTCTTCGACGTCATCCAGCAGGACCCGGTCATCAGCCAGGTCAAGCTCGTCGCCGAGCCGTGGGACGTCGGCGAGGGCGGCTACCAGGTCGGCGAGTTCCCGCCGCTGTGGACCGAGTGGAACGGCAAGTACCGCGACACCGTCCGCGACGTGTGGCGCGGCTCGAAGGTCGGCGTCCGCGACCTGGCCTACCGGCTCTCGGGCTCCTCCGACCTCTACGCCGACGACGGCCGCCGCCCCTACGCCTCCATCAACTTCGTGACCGCCCACGACGGCTTCACCCTGCGCGACCTCACGTCCTACGACCACAAGCACAACGAGGCCAACGGCGAGGACGGCCGCGACGGCGAGTCCCACAACCTTTCCTGGAACTGCGGCGTCGAGGGCGAGACCGACGACCCGGCCGTCAACACGCTGCGCCGCCGTCAGGCCCGCAACCTCCTGACGACGCTGCTGCTGTCGACCGGCGTCCCGATGCTGACGATGGGCGACGAGGTTCGTCGCACCCAGGCCGGCAACAACAACGCCTACTGCCAGGACTCGCCCGTCTCGTGGATGCCGTGGGAGCACGACGCCGACGCGCAGGCGATGCGGCGCTGGACCGCCGCGCTGGTCGACCTGCGCCGCAGGCACCCCGTCTTCCGGCAGAACCACTTCTTCCTCGGGCGTCCCGTGGGTGACGACGGCGTCAAGGACGTCGCGTGGTTCACCTCCGCCGGCACCGAGCTCACCGACCACGAGTGGTTCGACCCGTCGCAGCAGCTGCTCGGGATGTACCTCGACGGACGCTCCATCCGCGAGCGCGACGCCCGTGGGCAGCGCATCGTCGACGACTCGTTCCTGGTGGTCCTCAACGCCGCCTCGCACGGCACCCGCTTCCTGCTGCCCGCGGAGCCCTGGGCGACCTCCTACGAGACCCTGCTCGACACCGCGTCGGAGGAGCCGCTTGGTGGCCGCGCCCACCGCGCCGGTGCCCGCATCCATGTCACGGCCCGTTCCGTCGCCGTCCTGCGCGTAGCCCGCACGTAG
- a CDS encoding enoyl-CoA hydratase-related protein — MGEFVRLEVDGAVGTIRLDRPKMNAINAQLRAELQEVAEEARGRDDVRAVVLYGGERVFAAGADIKEMESLSYADMLGWGKMLQDALRVVATLPKPVVAAVTGYALGGGFELALTADFRVLGERAKVGVPEITLGVIPGAGGTQRLPRLVGPAKAKDLIFSGRHVAADEALALGLADRVVPDGEVYETALAMASSYATGPAVALRSAKQAIDDGLEVDLDSGLRLESALFAALFATDDQKAGMRSFVDNGPGKAVFTGR, encoded by the coding sequence GTGGGCGAGTTCGTGCGGCTCGAGGTGGACGGCGCGGTCGGGACGATCCGGCTGGATCGTCCCAAGATGAACGCGATCAACGCGCAGCTGCGCGCCGAGCTGCAGGAGGTGGCGGAGGAGGCGCGCGGGCGCGACGACGTCCGGGCCGTCGTGCTCTACGGCGGTGAGCGGGTCTTCGCCGCGGGCGCGGACATCAAGGAGATGGAGTCGCTGTCCTATGCCGACATGCTCGGCTGGGGAAAGATGCTGCAGGACGCGCTGCGGGTCGTGGCCACCCTCCCGAAGCCCGTCGTGGCCGCCGTCACGGGCTACGCCCTCGGGGGCGGGTTCGAGCTCGCCCTGACCGCCGACTTCCGGGTGCTGGGGGAGCGCGCCAAGGTCGGCGTCCCCGAGATCACCCTCGGGGTCATCCCCGGCGCAGGCGGGACCCAGCGGCTGCCCCGGCTGGTAGGACCCGCCAAGGCCAAGGACCTCATCTTCAGCGGCCGCCACGTCGCGGCCGACGAGGCGCTCGCGCTGGGCCTGGCCGACCGGGTCGTCCCCGACGGCGAGGTCTACGAGACCGCCCTCGCGATGGCGTCGTCCTACGCCACCGGGCCGGCGGTCGCCCTGCGGTCCGCCAAGCAGGCCATCGACGACGGCCTCGAGGTGGACCTCGACAGCGGCCTGCGCCTGGAGTCCGCGCTGTTTGCGGCGCTGTTCGCCACCGACGACCAGAAGGCCGGGATGCGGTCCTTCGTGGACAACGGGCCCGGCAAGGCGGTCTTCACCGGTCGGTGA
- a CDS encoding cysteine desulfurase family protein, whose protein sequence is MAYLDHAASTPVLPEAVAAVVAAMGEVGNASSLHASGRAARRTVEESRERLAAALGARPSEVVLTGGGTESDNLAVKGIWWSRHRADPRRTRVLASAVEHHAVLDAVEWLVAHEGATVTWLEVDELGRVHPDVLAAAIVQDPSEVALVTVMWANNEIGTVQHVRALADVAHEHGIPFHTDAVQAVGQLPVDFAASGVDALTMTGHKLGGPLGIGALLLGRDIGCTPLLHGGGQERDVRSGTLGVPGIAGLAVATEIAVARQPETARRLTALRDDLVSRVRAALPDAVLNGDPVDRLPGNAHFSFPGCEGDSLLLLLDAKGVEVSTGSACSAGVARPSHVLLATGAAEDVARSSLRFSLGHTSTADDVDALLAALPGAVERAALAGTWAPRR, encoded by the coding sequence GTGGCGTACCTCGACCACGCGGCGTCCACGCCCGTGCTCCCCGAAGCGGTCGCGGCCGTCGTGGCCGCGATGGGCGAGGTCGGCAACGCCTCCTCGCTGCACGCCTCGGGCCGCGCTGCCCGCCGCACGGTCGAGGAGTCGCGCGAGCGGCTCGCCGCCGCGCTGGGTGCCCGGCCGTCGGAAGTCGTCCTCACCGGCGGCGGCACCGAGAGCGACAACCTCGCCGTCAAGGGCATCTGGTGGTCGCGCCACCGCGCCGACCCGCGCCGCACCCGGGTGCTGGCCAGCGCGGTCGAGCACCACGCCGTCCTCGACGCGGTGGAGTGGCTCGTCGCCCACGAGGGCGCCACCGTCACCTGGCTCGAGGTCGACGAGCTCGGCCGGGTCCACCCCGACGTGCTCGCCGCCGCGATCGTGCAGGACCCGTCAGAGGTCGCGCTCGTCACGGTGATGTGGGCCAACAACGAGATCGGCACCGTGCAACACGTCCGCGCCCTCGCCGACGTCGCCCACGAGCACGGCATCCCCTTCCACACCGACGCGGTGCAGGCCGTCGGCCAGCTGCCGGTCGACTTCGCCGCGAGCGGAGTCGACGCCCTCACCATGACCGGCCACAAGCTCGGCGGTCCGCTCGGCATCGGCGCGCTGCTGCTCGGCCGCGACATCGGCTGCACCCCGCTGCTGCACGGCGGTGGTCAGGAGCGCGACGTGCGCTCGGGCACCCTCGGCGTTCCCGGCATCGCCGGGCTCGCCGTCGCGACCGAGATCGCGGTGGCCCGTCAGCCTGAGACCGCGCGGCGCCTCACGGCCCTGCGTGACGACCTCGTCAGCCGGGTCCGTGCGGCCCTGCCCGACGCGGTCCTCAACGGCGACCCCGTCGACCGGCTGCCCGGCAACGCCCACTTCTCCTTCCCCGGCTGCGAGGGCGACTCGCTGCTGCTGCTCCTCGACGCCAAGGGCGTCGAGGTCTCGACCGGCTCTGCCTGCTCGGCCGGCGTCGCGCGCCCCAGCCACGTGCTGCTCGCGACCGGCGCCGCCGAGGACGTCGCCCGCTCGTCCCTGCGCTTCTCGCTCGGCCACACTTCCACCGCCGACGACGTCGACGCGCTGCTCGCCGCGCTGCCTGGCGCGGTCGAGCGCGCGGCGCTCGCCGGGACGTGGGCGCCCCGCCGGTGA
- a CDS encoding DinB family protein, with protein sequence MAIAPDTKDWTWVVETRCDECGTDPAGFAREDVPRLLRETAARWVAFLRDGRATTVRPDDRTWAPLEYAVHVRDVVRLYDERLRLMLETDNPLYPNWDQDASAVADRYLEQDPAEVADDLEREAEVLARRFAAVTDWDRPGRRSDGARFTVDSFARYFLHDPLHHLHDVGA encoded by the coding sequence ATGGCGATCGCACCCGACACCAAGGACTGGACATGGGTCGTCGAGACCCGCTGCGACGAGTGCGGGACCGACCCTGCCGGCTTCGCCCGCGAGGACGTGCCGAGGCTGCTGCGCGAGACCGCTGCCCGCTGGGTCGCGTTCCTGCGCGACGGGAGAGCGACGACGGTGCGACCCGACGACCGCACCTGGGCCCCCCTGGAGTACGCCGTCCACGTGCGCGACGTCGTGCGCCTCTACGACGAGCGCCTCCGCCTGATGCTCGAGACCGACAACCCGCTCTACCCGAACTGGGACCAGGACGCCTCCGCGGTCGCGGACCGCTACCTCGAGCAGGACCCGGCCGAGGTCGCCGACGACCTCGAGCGGGAGGCCGAGGTCCTGGCGCGGCGCTTCGCGGCGGTGACCGACTGGGACCGGCCCGGTCGGCGCAGCGACGGGGCGCGCTTCACGGTCGACTCGTTCGCCCGCTACTTCCTGCACGACCCGTTGCACCACCTGCACGACGTCGGGGCGTGA
- a CDS encoding electron transfer flavoprotein subunit alpha/FixB family protein: MAEVLVLIDHVDGTPKKVSYELLTLAKTLGEPSAVALGAGAATAAAKLGAYGAEKVYVDESSDHDDFLAGPRAALLAQLVADKSPLAVLLPSTADGKEVAARLAVKTGSGLITDAVGVTPELVAEQPIFGGSVVVSSKVATGTPIITVRANSTAPVESAGAGAIEQVSVTASETDKAARIVEKVVEDKGGRPDLGDASIVVSGGRGLGAGENFAIVEKLADTLGAAVGASRAATDAGWYPHQNQVGQTGRTVSPQLYIAVGISGAIQHRAGMQTSKTIVAINKDPEAPIFELADYGLVGDLFTVVPALTDEIVKRKG; the protein is encoded by the coding sequence ATGGCTGAGGTCCTCGTCCTCATCGACCACGTCGATGGCACCCCCAAGAAGGTCAGCTACGAGCTGCTGACGCTGGCCAAGACCCTCGGTGAGCCCTCCGCGGTCGCCCTGGGCGCCGGTGCGGCCACCGCGGCCGCGAAGCTCGGCGCCTACGGCGCGGAGAAGGTCTACGTCGACGAGTCGTCGGACCACGACGACTTCCTCGCGGGCCCGCGAGCCGCCCTGCTCGCCCAGCTCGTCGCCGACAAGAGCCCGCTGGCCGTGCTGCTGCCGAGCACCGCTGACGGCAAGGAGGTCGCGGCCCGGCTGGCCGTCAAGACCGGCAGCGGCCTGATCACCGACGCCGTCGGTGTGACCCCCGAGCTGGTCGCGGAGCAGCCGATCTTCGGCGGCTCGGTCGTCGTGTCCTCCAAGGTCGCGACGGGCACGCCGATCATCACGGTCCGCGCCAACTCCACCGCCCCGGTCGAGTCCGCCGGCGCCGGTGCCATCGAGCAGGTCAGCGTCACCGCGTCGGAGACCGACAAGGCCGCGCGCATCGTCGAGAAGGTCGTCGAGGACAAGGGCGGCCGCCCCGACCTCGGTGACGCCTCCATCGTCGTCTCCGGCGGCCGTGGCCTCGGCGCGGGCGAGAACTTCGCCATCGTCGAGAAGCTCGCCGACACCCTCGGTGCGGCTGTCGGTGCCTCCCGCGCCGCGACCGACGCCGGCTGGTACCCCCACCAGAACCAGGTCGGCCAGACCGGGCGCACCGTGTCGCCGCAGCTCTACATCGCGGTCGGCATCTCCGGTGCGATCCAGCACCGCGCCGGCATGCAGACCTCGAAGACCATCGTGGCCATCAACAAGGACCCCGAGGCCCCGATCTTCGAGCTCGCCGACTACGGCCTGGTCGGCGACCTGTTCACGGTCGTCCCCGCGCTGACCGACGAGATCGTCAAGCGCAAGGGCTAG